The Pseudomonas sp. Marseille-Q3773 DNA window GGGCTGTACAGGTGCTTGAGGTATTCGTTGGCGATCTCGGTGTTGCCCTTCTTCTCGGCGTTCTTGTCGACCACCGCCACCGGCGGCTCGGCCAGGATCGACAGCGACGGCACGACGATTTCGAACTTGTCCGCGCCACCGTCCTCCTTCAGCGCCAGGAAGGCCTCGTTTTCCCAGGCCAGCAGGACGTCGCCCTGGCCGTTGTTGACGAAGGTGATGGTCGAGCCACGGGCACCGGTATCCAGCACCGGCACATGCTTGAACAGCTCCTGCACGTAGGCCTTGGCCTTGTCTTCGCTACCGCCGGTCTTCAGGCCGTAGGCCCACGCGGCGAGGAAGTTCCAGCGGGCGCCGCCGGAGGTCTTCGGGTTCGGGGTAATCACCGACACATCCTTCTTGATCAGGTCGCCCCAGTCCTTGATGCCTTTGGGGTTGCCCTTGCGCACCAGGAACACGATGGTCGAGGTATAAGGCGTGCTGGCGTCCGGCAGACGCTTCTGCCAGTCCTCGGGCAAGGTCTTGCCGAGCTTGGCGACTTCGTCGATGTCGCCGGCCAGGGCCAGGGTCACCACGTCGGCGCGCAGGCCGTCGATCACCGCACGGGCCTGCTTGCCCGAGCCGCCATGGGATTGCTGGATCTTCACCGTGTCGCCCGGGTGGGCCTGTTGCCAGTGCTTGATGAACTCGGCGTTGTACTGCTGATAAAGCTCGCGGGTCGGGTCGTAGGACACATTCAGCAGTTCGTAGTCCTTGGCGATGGCGGAACCGGCAAAAACAGC harbors:
- a CDS encoding sulfate ABC transporter substrate-binding protein — protein: MSIRRYALAALASAVFAGSAIAKDYELLNVSYDPTRELYQQYNAEFIKHWQQAHPGDTVKIQQSHGGSGKQARAVIDGLRADVVTLALAGDIDEVAKLGKTLPEDWQKRLPDASTPYTSTIVFLVRKGNPKGIKDWGDLIKKDVSVITPNPKTSGGARWNFLAAWAYGLKTGGSEDKAKAYVQELFKHVPVLDTGARGSTITFVNNGQGDVLLAWENEAFLALKEDGGADKFEIVVPSLSILAEPPVAVVDKNAEKKGNTEIANEYLKHLYSPAGQKIAAENFYRPRDAKVAAEFGKQFPKLDLVTIDKDFGGWKTAQPKFFNDGGVFDQIYQAQ